The Rhea pennata isolate bPtePen1 chromosome 7, bPtePen1.pri, whole genome shotgun sequence genome contains a region encoding:
- the SCD gene encoding stearoyl-CoA desaturase: MPAHLLQEEEFSSPPTTTTASILTSRVTRNGDAVMEKNLLNHEDLAGDRGMIDDIFDETYCEKEGPKPPLRYVWRNIILMSLLHLGGILGVMLIPYAKIQTLAWAVLCFLVSALGITAGSHRLWSHRSYKATLPLRIFLTIANSIAFQNDIYEWVRDHRVHHKFSETDADPHNAKRGFFFSHIGWLLVRKHPDVIEKGQKLDLSDMKADKVVMFQRRYYKPSVVLLCFTLPTVVPWYFWEESLIISFFIPAILRYVIGLNATWLVNSAAHMFGNRPYDKHINPRENPLVSLGALGEGFHNYHHTFPYDYSTSEFGWRFNFTTAFIDLMCLLGLASDRKKVSKEVILARKMRTGDGSQKSG; this comes from the exons ATGCCTGCGCacttgctgcaggaggag GagttctcctcccctcccaccactACCACTGCCAGCATCCTCACCTCTCGGGTGACCAGGAATGGGGATGCCGTCATGGAGAAGAACTTACTCAATCATGAAGACTTGGCAGGAGACAGGGGCATGATAGATGATATCTTTGACGAGACCTACTGTGAGAAGGAGGGCCCTAAACCCCCCCTGCGATACGTCTGGAGGAATATCATCCTCATGAGCCTGCTACATTTAGGGGGCATATTGGGGGTGATGCTGATACCTTATGCAAAGATCCAGACCTTGGCATGGG ctgtTCTGTGTTTCCTGGTGAGTGCTCTGGGGATAACAGCTGGATCTCACCGCCTCTGGAGCCATCGGTCCTACAAAGCCACACTGCCCTTGCGGATCTTCTTGACCATTGCAAACTCTATTGCTTTCCAG AACGACATCTACGAGTGGGTCCGAGACCACCGTGTCCACCACAAGTTCTCTGAGACGGATGCGGACCCTCACAATGCCAAGCggggctttttcttctcccacatTGGTTGGCTGCTGGTGCGCAAACACCCCGATGTCATAGAGAAGGGCCAGAAACTCGACCTGAGCGACATGAAGGCTGACAAAGTGGTGATGTTCCAACGGAG gtaCTACAAGCCCTCAGTGGTGCTGCTGTGCTTCACATTGCCTACTGTAGTGCCCTGGTACTTCTGGGAGGAATCCCTCATCATCAGCTTCTTCATTCCAGCCATCCTGCGCTATGTCATAGGGCTCAATGCCACCTGGTTAGTGAACAGTGCTGCTCACATGTTTGGCAACCGGCCATATGATAAGCACATCAACCCACGAGAGAACCCCCTGGTCAGCCTGGGGGCCCTAG GAGAAGGCTTCCACAACTACCATCACACCTTCCCCTATGACTACTCCACCAGTGAGTTTGGCTGGCGCTTCAACTTCACAACAGCCTTCATCGACCTCATGTGCCTCCTGGGGCTGGCCAGCGATCGCAAGAAGGTCTCCAAGGAAGTCATCTTGGCTCGGAAAATGCGGACTGGAGATGGGAGTCAAAAGAGTGGCTGA